The following proteins are encoded in a genomic region of Hemibagrus wyckioides isolate EC202008001 linkage group LG29, SWU_Hwy_1.0, whole genome shotgun sequence:
- the LOC131349391 gene encoding 5-hydroxytryptamine receptor 4 has translation MANSSEWMEGGNESLVGDLETCAKARNPSLRVALYSFIIIGIFCTVVGNFLVVLAIAYFKQLRSHTNSFVMSLAVADFLVGLVVMPYSMVRTVEGCWNFGKTFCQLHSSLDVMLCTASIFHLSCIAFDRYYAVCNPLVYSFKMSRSRVVLLIVICWAVPLLISFGPILLGLHTLGVDVPLPENVCILLVNRVYAIIASLVAFYLPMATMLVAYWKIYKAAKRQAMQISALEAQMATGAGKSSSKKQKHRNYLRRERKAAKTLGIIIGVFLLFWLPFFTVNIVDPFIEYRTTSVIWDVFLWLGYVNSSLNPFLYGFFNRSFRRAFLMILGCRICLPGSAPSMDLSHTKKDTTERTEKQ, from the coding sequence ATGGCGAACAGCTCAGAGTGGATGGAAGGCGGTAATGAGTCACTTGTTGGTGATTTGGAAACATGTGCCAAAGCAAGGAACCCAAGTCTACGAGTAGCTCTGTACAGCTTCATAATCATTGGAATTTTCTGTACAGTGGTTGGAAACTTTCTAGTGGTGCTGGCTATTGCTTATTTCAAACAGCTCCGCTCTCACACAAACTCCTTTGTCATGTCTCTGGCAGTAGCTGACTTCCTGGTGGGCTTGGTGGTCATGCCTTACAGCATGGTGCGAACCGTCGAAGGCTGCTGGAACTTTGGGAAAACATTCTGTCAGCTACATTCCAGCCTGGATGTTATGCTCTGCACTGCGTCCATCTTTCACTTGAGTTGCATCGCGTTTGACCGATACTATGCCGTCTGTAACCCGCTGGTCTATTCCTTCAAGATGTCTCGGAGTCGTGTGGTTCTACTAATTGTTATATGCTGGGCTGTTCCACTGCTCATCTCCTTCGGCCCCATCCTCCTGGGGTTACACACTCTTGGTGTAGATGTACCCTTACCTGAGAATGTATGCATCCTTCTCGTAAACCGTGTCTATGCTATCATAGCTTCACTAGTGGCATTTTACCTTCCCATGGCCACAATGCTAGTTGCTTATTGGAAGATTTACAAAGCAGCTAAACGACAAGCCATGCAGATAAGTGCTTTAGAAGCTCAGATGGCAACTGGTGCAGGCAAGAGTTCTAGCAAGAAGCAGAAGCACCGTAACTACTTGAGGAGGGAAAGGAAGGCGGCAAAAACCCTTGGCATCATCATAGGTGTCTTCCTCCTCTTTTGGTTGCCATTCTTCACTGTGAACATTGTGGACCCTTTTATTGAGTACCGAACAACCAGTGTGATATGGGATGTCTTCCTCTGGTTGGGGTATGTGAACTCCTCCCTGAATCCATTTCTCTATGGATTCTTCAACAGGTCCTTCCGTAGGGCTTTCCTCATGATCTTAGGCTGCAGGATATGTCTGCCTGGATCAGCCCCAAGTATGGACCTCTCTCATACGAAAAAGGACACAACTGAGCGCACAgagaaacaataa